A stretch of the Streptomyces venezuelae genome encodes the following:
- the argJ gene encoding bifunctional glutamate N-acetyltransferase/amino-acid acetyltransferase ArgJ codes for MTVTAAQGFLASGVAAGIKESGAPDLALVVNHGPSRAAAGVFTSNRVQAAPVRWSRRVLADGRISAVVLNSGGANACTGPSGAVDTETMAARTALAVGADGPDAIAVCSTGLIGVPLPMDRITAGIDAAAAQLSPTGGADAAVAIKTTDSVHKTAVVTGPGWTVGGMAKGAGMLAPGLATMLVVLTTDADVSAGDLDAALRSAVRTTFDRVDSDGCMSTNDTVLLLSSGASGVVPDPDAFTGAVYTVCLDLARQLIADAEGASKEIEVEVVGAASEEDAVTVGRSVARNNLLKCALHGEDPNWGRVLSAIGTTSAAFDPDRLDVAINGVWVCRDGAAGESRDKVDLSGRRITVTVDLRSGDASAAIWTNDLTAEYVHENSAYSS; via the coding sequence GTGACCGTGACCGCTGCCCAGGGATTCCTCGCGAGCGGCGTGGCCGCCGGGATCAAGGAATCCGGTGCGCCCGATCTGGCCCTGGTGGTGAACCACGGGCCGTCCCGGGCTGCTGCCGGAGTGTTCACCTCCAACCGGGTCCAGGCCGCCCCGGTGCGCTGGTCCCGCCGGGTGCTGGCGGACGGCCGCATCTCCGCGGTCGTCCTCAACTCCGGTGGCGCCAACGCCTGTACGGGCCCCTCGGGCGCCGTGGACACCGAGACGATGGCCGCCCGTACGGCGCTGGCCGTCGGTGCGGACGGTCCGGATGCGATCGCGGTGTGCTCCACCGGGCTCATCGGGGTGCCGCTGCCGATGGACCGGATCACCGCGGGGATCGACGCCGCCGCCGCGCAGCTCTCCCCCACCGGCGGCGCGGACGCGGCCGTCGCGATCAAGACCACCGACTCGGTGCACAAGACCGCCGTGGTCACCGGCCCGGGCTGGACCGTGGGCGGGATGGCCAAGGGTGCGGGCATGCTCGCACCCGGACTGGCCACCATGCTCGTGGTGCTGACCACGGATGCCGACGTGTCCGCCGGGGACCTCGACGCGGCCCTGCGCTCGGCGGTCCGTACCACCTTCGACCGGGTGGACTCGGACGGCTGCATGTCCACCAACGACACCGTGCTGCTGCTGTCCTCGGGCGCCTCCGGGGTGGTCCCCGACCCGGACGCCTTCACCGGAGCCGTGTACACGGTCTGCCTGGACCTGGCCCGGCAGCTGATCGCCGATGCGGAGGGGGCCTCGAAGGAGATCGAGGTGGAGGTGGTGGGCGCGGCCTCCGAGGAGGACGCGGTGACCGTGGGCCGCTCGGTGGCCCGCAACAACCTCCTCAAGTGCGCCCTGCACGGCGAGGACCCGAACTGGGGCCGGGTGCTCTCGGCCATCGGCACCACCTCCGCCGCCTTCGACCCGGACCGGCTCGACGTGGCCATCAACGGGGTCTGGGTGTGCCGGGACGGTGCGGCGGGCGAGTCCCGCGACAAGGTCGACCTGTCCGGGCGCCGGATCACGGTGACCGTGGACCTGCGCTCCGGAGACGCCTCGGCGGCGATCTGGACGAACGACCTGACGGCCGAGTACGTCCACGAGAACAGCGCGTACAGCTCATGA
- the argC gene encoding N-acetyl-gamma-glutamyl-phosphate reductase, translating into MTLRAAVAGASGYAGGEILRLLAGHPGVEVGAVTAHSSAGRRLAEVQPHLGAFADRVLGDTTAETLRGHDVVFLALPHGQSAALAEQLDPETLILDCGADFRLRNPADWELFYGSPHAGTWPYGLPELPGRRQELKGATRVAVPGCFPTAATLALFPAFAAGLVEPDVVIVAASGTSGAGKAAKPHLLASEVAGSMTPYGVGGSHRHTPELEQNLSLIAGEPVTVSFTPSLAPMPRGILSTCTARLRPETGAATAVREVYEAAYADEPFVRLLPPGRWPSTGSVLGSNMAHVQVAVDERAGRLVCVSAIDNLTKGTAGGAVQSMNVALGLPEDLGLPTNGVAP; encoded by the coding sequence ATGACCCTACGGGCAGCGGTGGCCGGAGCGAGCGGCTATGCCGGAGGGGAGATTCTGCGGCTGCTGGCCGGGCACCCCGGCGTGGAGGTCGGTGCCGTCACCGCGCACAGCAGCGCGGGCCGACGGCTCGCCGAAGTGCAGCCGCACCTCGGCGCGTTCGCGGACCGGGTGCTCGGCGACACCACCGCCGAAACCCTCCGCGGCCACGACGTCGTCTTCCTGGCCCTCCCGCACGGCCAGTCCGCAGCCCTCGCCGAGCAGTTGGACCCCGAGACGCTGATCCTGGACTGCGGAGCCGACTTCCGGCTGCGCAACCCGGCCGACTGGGAGCTGTTCTACGGCTCCCCGCACGCCGGCACCTGGCCCTACGGACTGCCCGAACTTCCGGGCCGGCGACAGGAGCTGAAGGGTGCCACCCGGGTGGCGGTGCCCGGCTGCTTCCCCACCGCGGCGACCCTCGCCCTGTTCCCGGCCTTCGCCGCCGGCCTGGTCGAGCCGGACGTGGTCATCGTCGCGGCGAGCGGCACCTCCGGGGCCGGCAAGGCCGCCAAGCCGCACCTGCTGGCCTCCGAAGTGGCCGGGTCCATGACCCCGTACGGGGTGGGCGGCAGCCACCGGCACACCCCCGAGCTGGAGCAGAACCTGTCGCTGATCGCCGGCGAACCGGTGACCGTGTCCTTCACGCCGTCACTGGCCCCGATGCCCCGCGGCATCCTCTCCACCTGTACCGCCCGGCTGCGGCCGGAAACGGGCGCTGCCACGGCCGTCCGCGAGGTGTATGAAGCCGCCTACGCCGACGAGCCGTTCGTCCGGCTGCTGCCGCCCGGCCGGTGGCCGTCCACCGGCTCCGTGCTGGGCTCCAACATGGCCCACGTACAGGTGGCCGTGGACGAGCGGGCCGGCCGGCTGGTGTGCGTCAGCGCCATCGACAACCTGACCAAGGGCACCGCGGGTGGCGCGGTGCAGAGCATGAACGTCGCCCTCGGCCTGCCGGAGGACCTGGGCCTGCCCACGAATGGAGTCGCTCCGTGA
- a CDS encoding DUF5997 family protein: MTSHQTAQTMKPATAAKKLGVYLEATPAEFQEGVVSRTELNALQTDPPQWLQDLRRNGPHPRPVVAAKLGISIAGLARGGVTEALTTEQIEALKQEQPEWLQKERATQAEVRKEAVRIKERNAERERRAGDSRS; encoded by the coding sequence ATGACGTCGCACCAGACCGCCCAGACGATGAAGCCCGCAACCGCGGCGAAGAAGCTGGGTGTGTACCTCGAGGCCACCCCCGCAGAGTTCCAGGAGGGTGTCGTCTCGCGCACCGAGCTGAACGCCCTGCAGACCGACCCGCCCCAGTGGCTGCAGGACCTGCGGCGCAATGGGCCGCACCCGCGGCCGGTGGTCGCGGCCAAGCTCGGCATCTCGATCGCGGGGCTCGCCCGGGGCGGGGTCACCGAGGCGCTGACCACTGAGCAGATCGAGGCGCTGAAGCAGGAGCAGCCCGAGTGGCTGCAGAAGGAGCGGGCGACGCAGGCGGAGGTCCGCAAGGAGGCGGTGCGGATCAAGGAGCGCAACGCGGAGCGCGAGCGCCGGGCCGGCGACTCCCGCTCCTGA
- a CDS encoding LysR family substrate-binding domain-containing protein, with protein sequence MTGSDTSPSFRLAYVPGVTPTKWVRIWNERLPDIPLTLVQVSAADAFDLLRSGGADAGFVRMPVDRDDLSAIPLYTETTVVVIPKDHLVAAVEEVSVADLADEIVLHPLDDTLDTLGWENPPGRPAYERPASTADAVELVAAGIGVLVVPQSLARLHHRKDLTYRPVTEVPESRVALSWPQEQTTDLVEEFIGIVRGRTVNSTRGRTPTPPQPKQKRKPTAAKPAARTAGKNPRGGSGAAKGGKGKGRGGSAGGRGKPRGRS encoded by the coding sequence GTGACAGGCTCGGATACATCCCCTTCGTTCCGGCTCGCGTATGTCCCGGGAGTGACGCCCACCAAATGGGTGCGGATCTGGAACGAGCGGCTGCCCGACATCCCGCTGACCCTCGTCCAGGTGTCCGCGGCCGATGCGTTCGACCTGCTGCGCAGCGGCGGCGCCGATGCCGGTTTCGTCCGGATGCCGGTCGACCGCGACGACCTCAGCGCGATCCCCCTCTACACCGAGACCACCGTGGTCGTGATCCCCAAGGATCACCTGGTGGCGGCGGTGGAGGAGGTGTCCGTCGCGGACCTCGCCGACGAGATCGTGCTGCACCCCCTCGACGACACCCTCGACACCCTCGGCTGGGAGAACCCGCCGGGCCGCCCCGCGTACGAGCGTCCCGCCAGCACGGCGGATGCCGTGGAGCTGGTGGCGGCCGGGATCGGCGTCCTGGTCGTCCCCCAGTCGCTGGCCCGCCTGCATCACCGCAAGGACCTCACCTACCGGCCGGTGACGGAGGTCCCGGAGTCGCGGGTGGCACTGTCCTGGCCGCAGGAGCAGACCACCGACCTGGTGGAGGAGTTCATCGGGATCGTCCGCGGGCGGACCGTGAACAGCACCCGGGGCCGGACCCCGACGCCGCCCCAGCCGAAGCAGAAGCGCAAGCCCACGGCCGCGAAGCCCGCGGCCAGGACGGCCGGCAAGAACCCCCGCGGTGGTTCCGGCGCCGCCAAGGGCGGCAAGGGCAAGGGCAGGGGCGGGTCCGCCGGCGGTCGCGGCAAGCCCCGGGGCCGCTCGTAG
- a CDS encoding GNAT family N-acetyltransferase, giving the protein MTSVRTARPEELPALVEHPGDAERNTATRVYLERLLDSGCTRPEWCLVAEGADGRPAGSVVLWTLPGQTVPLALVLFEVPVDAPDAGTALLDAAAAKAAELGATELEHVLDSPAQPPQFQRDPEQRGALLRKAGFQVVRDGRRFRRLLSGAAPADLPADDPRLTFRTLSELGPEPFVEVLRDLLADTADARLAADVRQHGARRAAELLFEETAELRHEPGWWELGYDADGTPAVISLPAENPSVPVIGFVGVAPAHRGKGYATSAVVRGTRILAAHGATEIRGDCDAANTAMAKAFRSADYENVADRLEFIRPL; this is encoded by the coding sequence GTGACATCCGTGCGCACCGCCCGCCCCGAGGAACTGCCCGCCCTGGTGGAACACCCCGGTGATGCCGAACGCAACACCGCCACCCGTGTCTACCTGGAGCGGCTCCTCGACAGCGGCTGCACCCGCCCCGAATGGTGCCTGGTCGCCGAGGGCGCCGACGGGCGGCCGGCCGGCAGCGTGGTGCTGTGGACCCTCCCGGGCCAGACGGTGCCGCTCGCCCTCGTACTGTTCGAGGTCCCCGTGGACGCCCCGGACGCCGGGACCGCCCTGCTGGACGCCGCCGCGGCGAAGGCGGCGGAGCTCGGCGCGACCGAACTCGAGCACGTCCTCGACTCGCCCGCGCAGCCCCCGCAGTTCCAGCGCGACCCCGAGCAGCGGGGCGCGCTCCTGCGGAAGGCAGGCTTCCAGGTGGTCCGCGACGGCCGCCGCTTCCGCCGCCTGCTCTCCGGTGCGGCTCCCGCGGACCTTCCGGCCGACGACCCCCGGCTGACCTTCCGTACCCTCTCCGAGCTCGGCCCCGAGCCGTTCGTCGAGGTGCTCCGGGACCTCCTCGCCGATACCGCCGACGCCCGCCTCGCCGCCGACGTCCGGCAGCACGGCGCACGGCGGGCCGCCGAACTCCTCTTCGAGGAGACCGCCGAACTCCGGCACGAACCCGGCTGGTGGGAGCTCGGCTACGACGCGGACGGCACCCCCGCCGTGATCAGCCTGCCCGCCGAGAACCCCAGCGTCCCGGTGATCGGCTTCGTCGGCGTCGCCCCGGCCCACCGCGGCAAGGGCTACGCCACCTCGGCCGTGGTCCGCGGCACCCGGATCCTCGCGGCGCACGGCGCCACCGAGATCCGCGGCGACTGCGACGCCGCCAACACGGCCATGGCCAAGGCCTTCCGCAGCGCCGACTACGAGAACGTCGCCGACCGCCTGGAATTCATCCGCCCCCTCTGA
- a CDS encoding ATP-binding protein — translation MPAPAVAEARRTALRAGRFKVYLGSAPGVGKTYRMLDEAQRRTGRGAVVLAGVVECHRRRHTEEKLAGLDVLPRAACEYRGGRYAELDVAAVLARRPDVVLIDELAHSNVPGGGRHPKRWQDVEDILAAGIDVIATLNIQHLESLNDVVEKITGVPQRETVPDDFVRRADEIELVDIPPEGLRRRMAHGNIYPPERIDASLANFFRPGNLHAMRELALLWVAGRVEEALTKYRAEHNIGAVWETRERVVVALTGGPEGQTLIRRAARIAARSAGGELLAVHVTRSDGLASGASHAALADQRVLVENLGGSYHSVVGDEVASALVDFATAENATQLVLGTSRRGRLERFLTGRGIGETVVSLSGDIDVHTVTHERAGHGRPLPSRRRTLPVSRLIAGPVAGLLLPVLLTVLLDRTRGTLNLTGEALLFLLAVVAVACIGGVVSALVAALTAALLLNYWFIPPIGAFTLNDPDSVLALLVFAAVAAIVAAVVDRSLRLSRRAARATAEAETMSSLAGSIVRGDHTIPALLERTRETFGMDSVELLREPYDDRPDRTGDRPVPAGPGRPGTGTDSPLVVTAGPRARLALHGRTLPSSERRVLAAFAAHVGAAVERAQLAEAAAEVEPVKAADRLRTALLRAVSHDLRTPLAGSLAAVSSLRSREVVFSEEDRDELLASAETSLLRLHRLVENLLDLSRLQAGALTLALRATALEEVLPGALDSLEPAAAAADAGGPGIDVQDLEAVPALWVDPPLLERVLANLVGNAVRHSPADRPVLVTASALAGRVEVRIIDRGPGITPADRERVFEPFQRLGDRDNSAGPGLGLALARGLTEAMDGTLTPEDTPGGGLTMVLSLPAADCRQPAATPAPTALSSGAA, via the coding sequence ATGCCGGCGCCGGCTGTGGCGGAAGCCCGGAGGACGGCCCTGCGCGCCGGCCGGTTCAAGGTGTACCTCGGGTCGGCTCCGGGGGTCGGCAAGACGTACCGGATGCTCGACGAGGCCCAGCGGCGGACCGGGCGCGGTGCGGTGGTGCTGGCGGGGGTGGTGGAGTGCCACCGGCGGCGGCACACCGAGGAGAAGCTCGCCGGTCTGGACGTGCTGCCGCGGGCGGCGTGCGAGTACCGCGGGGGGCGCTACGCCGAGCTGGACGTGGCGGCCGTGCTGGCCCGGCGGCCGGATGTGGTGCTGATCGACGAGCTCGCGCACTCCAATGTCCCCGGGGGCGGCCGGCACCCCAAGCGGTGGCAGGACGTCGAGGACATCCTGGCGGCCGGGATCGATGTGATCGCCACCCTGAACATCCAGCACCTGGAGTCGCTCAACGACGTGGTCGAGAAGATCACCGGGGTGCCGCAGCGGGAGACCGTCCCCGACGACTTCGTGCGCCGGGCCGATGAGATCGAGCTGGTGGACATCCCGCCGGAGGGACTGCGCCGGCGGATGGCCCACGGCAACATCTACCCGCCGGAGCGGATCGACGCCTCGCTGGCGAACTTCTTCCGGCCCGGGAACCTCCACGCGATGCGGGAGCTGGCCCTGCTGTGGGTGGCCGGGCGGGTGGAGGAGGCCCTGACCAAGTACCGGGCCGAGCACAACATCGGAGCGGTGTGGGAGACCCGGGAACGGGTGGTGGTGGCCCTCACCGGCGGGCCGGAGGGACAGACCCTGATCCGCCGGGCCGCCCGGATCGCGGCCCGCTCGGCGGGCGGGGAGCTGCTCGCCGTCCATGTGACGCGCAGCGACGGTCTGGCGTCCGGGGCCTCGCACGCGGCCCTGGCGGACCAGCGGGTGCTGGTCGAGAACCTCGGGGGCAGCTACCACTCGGTCGTGGGCGACGAGGTGGCTTCGGCGCTGGTGGACTTCGCGACCGCGGAGAACGCCACCCAGCTGGTGCTCGGCACCAGCCGCCGCGGTCGGCTGGAACGTTTCCTTACCGGGCGGGGCATCGGCGAGACCGTGGTGTCCCTGTCCGGGGACATCGACGTCCACACCGTCACCCACGAACGGGCCGGCCACGGCCGGCCGCTGCCCTCCCGGCGGCGCACCCTGCCGGTGTCCCGGCTCATCGCCGGGCCGGTGGCGGGGCTGCTGCTGCCGGTCCTGCTCACGGTGCTCCTCGACCGGACGCGGGGCACCCTCAACCTGACCGGCGAGGCCCTGCTGTTCCTCCTCGCCGTGGTCGCGGTGGCCTGCATCGGCGGGGTGGTGTCCGCCCTGGTCGCCGCCCTCACCGCGGCGCTGCTCCTCAACTACTGGTTCATACCGCCCATCGGGGCGTTCACCCTGAACGATCCGGACAGTGTGCTGGCGCTCCTGGTGTTCGCCGCGGTGGCGGCGATCGTGGCCGCCGTGGTGGACCGGTCGCTGCGGCTGTCCCGGCGGGCGGCCCGGGCCACCGCCGAGGCGGAGACGATGTCCTCGCTGGCCGGCAGCATCGTCCGCGGCGACCACACGATTCCCGCCCTGCTGGAGCGGACCCGCGAGACCTTCGGCATGGACTCCGTCGAGCTGCTCCGGGAACCGTACGATGACCGGCCCGACCGTACCGGTGACCGGCCCGTCCCCGCGGGACCGGGGCGGCCCGGGACCGGGACGGACTCACCCCTGGTGGTGACCGCGGGCCCGCGGGCCCGCCTGGCCCTGCACGGCCGTACGCTGCCGTCCTCCGAGCGCCGGGTGCTGGCCGCCTTTGCCGCGCACGTCGGTGCCGCGGTGGAGCGGGCGCAGCTGGCCGAGGCGGCTGCCGAGGTGGAACCCGTCAAGGCCGCGGACCGGCTGCGCACGGCCCTGCTCCGGGCCGTCAGCCATGACCTGCGGACCCCGCTCGCCGGGTCGCTGGCGGCGGTGAGCTCGCTGCGCAGCCGGGAGGTGGTCTTCTCCGAGGAGGACCGGGACGAGCTGCTGGCCTCGGCCGAGACCTCGCTGCTGCGCCTGCACCGGCTGGTGGAGAACCTGCTGGACCTGAGCCGGCTCCAGGCCGGTGCGCTCACCCTGGCGCTGCGGGCCACCGCGCTGGAGGAGGTGCTGCCGGGGGCGCTGGATTCGCTGGAACCCGCTGCTGCCGCCGCGGATGCGGGCGGGCCCGGGATCGACGTACAGGACCTGGAGGCGGTACCGGCGCTGTGGGTGGATCCGCCGCTGCTGGAACGGGTGCTGGCCAATCTCGTCGGCAATGCCGTCCGCCACTCCCCCGCGGACCGGCCGGTGCTGGTGACCGCCAGCGCACTCGCCGGGCGGGTCGAGGTACGGATCATCGACCGCGGGCCGGGCATCACCCCGGCCGACCGCGAGCGGGTGTTCGAGCCCTTCCAGCGGCTCGGCGACCGGGACAACTCGGCCGGCCCGGGCCTCGGGCTCGCGCTGGCCCGGGGGCTCACCGAGGCGATGGATGGCACCCTCACCCCCGAGGACACCCCGGGGGGCGGGCTGACCATGGTCCTGTCCCTGCCGGCCGCCGACTGTAGGCAACCCGCTGCGACCCCGGCTCCGACGGCCCTGTCCTCCGGCGCGGCATGA
- a CDS encoding SDR family NAD(P)-dependent oxidoreductase yields MSSSLTGRTVLVTGATSGIGYETARLLAESGATVLVHGRTAEEAQAATDRLIATAGVSSTLLRPLAADFAHFDEVESMAQTVVREHPRLDVLVNNAAVAAPERHTVTPDGNELAFQVNFLAHYLLTNLLEPALTTDPGGRVVNVSSSLHRSAAIQWNDPNRTRRYSRLAAYAQSQLALTVFAADPRVTAVSVHPGVCDTGLLSLYGHEGASAADGAEHVVRLCDPATEIVNGAYYDRSERVAPAAAATEERTVKRLNKLADVLVGHTA; encoded by the coding sequence ATGTCTTCTTCCCTGACCGGACGCACGGTCCTCGTCACCGGCGCCACCTCCGGAATCGGCTACGAGACCGCCCGCCTGCTCGCCGAGAGCGGTGCAACCGTCCTCGTGCACGGGCGGACCGCCGAGGAGGCCCAGGCCGCGACCGACCGGCTGATCGCCACCGCCGGTGTCAGCAGCACCCTCCTGCGCCCGCTGGCCGCCGACTTCGCCCACTTCGACGAGGTCGAGTCGATGGCCCAGACCGTCGTACGGGAGCACCCCCGCCTGGACGTGCTCGTCAACAACGCGGCCGTGGCCGCGCCGGAGCGCCACACCGTCACCCCCGACGGCAACGAGCTCGCCTTCCAGGTCAACTTCCTGGCCCACTACCTGCTCACCAACCTCCTGGAGCCGGCCCTGACCACCGACCCGGGCGGCCGGGTCGTCAACGTGTCCTCCTCGCTGCACCGCAGCGCCGCCATCCAGTGGAACGACCCCAACCGGACCCGCCGTTACTCGCGCCTCGCCGCCTACGCGCAGTCGCAGCTGGCCCTCACGGTGTTCGCCGCCGACCCGCGCGTCACCGCCGTCTCCGTGCACCCGGGCGTGTGCGACACCGGCCTGCTCTCCCTGTACGGCCACGAGGGCGCGTCCGCCGCCGACGGCGCCGAGCACGTCGTCCGCCTCTGCGACCCGGCCACCGAGATCGTCAACGGCGCCTACTACGACCGCTCCGAGCGGGTCGCCCCGGCCGCCGCCGCCACCGAGGAGCGCACGGTCAAGCGCCTCAACAAGCTCGCCGACGTGCTCGTCGGCCACACCGCCTGA
- a CDS encoding response regulator, which yields MTRVLVVEDDPQLVRALKINLQARRFDVEEAATGGAALRIAAARKPDVIILDLGLPDMDGLEVIRGLRDRSRVPILVLSARHTSEDKIRALDAGADDYVTKPFSMDELLARLRAATRRQQAPEGRSEDAVVTTEGFTVDLAAKKVLRGERSVRLTPTEWHLLEILITHPGRLMTQRRLLLEIWGPTAGDSTNYLRVYMAQLRRKLEADPSHPRYLITEPGMGYRFEP from the coding sequence ATGACCCGGGTGCTCGTGGTGGAGGACGACCCCCAGCTCGTCCGCGCACTCAAGATCAACCTCCAGGCCCGCCGGTTCGACGTCGAAGAGGCCGCCACCGGCGGTGCGGCACTCCGGATCGCCGCCGCCCGCAAGCCCGACGTGATCATCCTCGACCTGGGGCTGCCCGACATGGACGGTCTCGAGGTCATCCGCGGCCTCCGCGACCGGAGCCGGGTCCCGATCCTGGTGCTGTCCGCCCGGCACACCTCCGAGGACAAGATCCGCGCCCTGGACGCCGGTGCGGATGACTACGTCACCAAGCCGTTCAGCATGGACGAGCTCCTTGCCCGGCTGCGGGCGGCCACCCGCAGACAGCAGGCTCCCGAGGGCCGGTCGGAGGACGCGGTGGTCACCACCGAGGGGTTCACCGTGGACCTGGCGGCGAAGAAGGTGCTGCGGGGCGAGCGGAGCGTACGGCTCACCCCCACCGAGTGGCACCTGCTGGAAATCCTGATCACCCACCCCGGCCGGCTGATGACCCAGCGCCGGCTGCTGCTGGAGATCTGGGGGCCCACCGCCGGCGACAGCACCAACTACCTGCGGGTCTACATGGCCCAGCTGCGGCGCAAGCTGGAAGCGGACCCCTCCCACCCCCGCTATCTGATCACCGAACCCGGCATGGGGTACCGGTTCGAACCGTAA
- a CDS encoding DUF4118 domain-containing protein, whose product MSGYRLRDLIVLLAALVVPFLVALALVPFRTDLSSTNEALILVVAVVAVGAAGTRAAGVVAALSAAVWFDFFLTRPYNRFTIDDRAELETAVLLLVVGLVVGQLAVRTRRLEAETVTEAGHLTRLQETARLAEDSPPEEVVEHVRRELIGLLELRDCRFEYGTLLGHRPRLEHDGGLWLRLGDRITEYADWPDGETELRVVGGGHYYGRYLLDPRPGPLPPEQARLVAVALAAQVGGSLNSAGMSPQG is encoded by the coding sequence ATGTCCGGGTACCGGCTCCGGGACCTCATCGTCCTGCTCGCGGCCCTCGTCGTCCCCTTCCTGGTGGCCCTCGCGCTGGTGCCGTTCCGTACCGACCTGTCCTCGACCAACGAGGCGCTGATCCTGGTGGTGGCCGTGGTGGCGGTGGGCGCCGCCGGCACGCGCGCGGCCGGGGTGGTCGCGGCGCTCTCGGCGGCGGTCTGGTTCGACTTCTTCCTCACCCGGCCCTACAACCGGTTCACCATCGACGACCGCGCCGAGCTCGAGACCGCGGTCCTGCTGCTGGTCGTCGGGCTGGTGGTCGGGCAGCTGGCGGTGCGGACCCGGCGGCTGGAGGCGGAAACGGTCACCGAGGCCGGCCATCTCACCCGCCTCCAGGAGACCGCCCGGCTGGCCGAGGACAGCCCGCCGGAGGAGGTGGTCGAGCACGTGCGGCGGGAGCTGATCGGGCTGCTGGAGCTGCGCGACTGCCGGTTCGAGTACGGGACGCTGCTCGGGCACCGGCCCCGCCTGGAACACGACGGCGGCCTCTGGCTGCGCCTGGGGGACCGGATCACCGAGTACGCCGACTGGCCGGACGGGGAGACCGAGCTGCGCGTGGTCGGCGGCGGGCACTACTACGGCCGCTATCTGCTGGACCCCAGGCCGGGCCCGCTGCCGCCGGAGCAGGCCCGACTGGTCGCCGTCGCACTCGCGGCCCAGGTGGGCGGGTCCCTGAACAGCGCAGGGATGTCCCCCCAGGGCTGA